The genomic segment TGAAGGAAATCCTCACAGTGGGCAACGAGCACTGGAAGCGATGTACAGGCCGTATGTACACACCGCTTTGAGCTAATACATGTTTACCACACACGTCACGCCTTCACTTTGTAATGTAATTTCTGTTTATGCCAAAGAACGGTTCAttgtgctgtgtgttttttgtcaactgATCGTTCACACAGCTGCTCTgtgttcacctttttttttctttttctattctaGCGTTGCCTAAGGAGTACCAGCGCATCGGCAAAGCTTTCCAAAACCTGTCCTCCGTCTTCACCAGCAGTGGATACCAAGGTACAGCCTGAAGGCAAATATGGCATCGCATTAAATGGTGTAATCAATAACACCATTTCATGACAGAAGTTGTAATGACCTCCAATGAAGGAGTTATAGATACTGTCtcttgattacagtattttccgcattataaggcgcaatggactataaggcgcaccctcaataatttgtttgtttcataatttatttcatatataaggcgcatcggattataacgcgcgcacacaaaaaataaatttaattgattaactacagtggctgtagttgcgcaatccgtccactagatagagcctcgctgctcaggcagtcatgattgcattcatgacttcctgactacctttgaatggcccctattgttatgtcaataagccattctgagcctcatcaaggaaacctgatcacttgatcactttaccagacattaaaaactggttaaattcattacgagtgcagtcagtgcgaacagagcggatcatttcctgatctgaagttcgaagcagatatttaagctccaacgtttgtctttgtttattaattaaacattgtttcgatcgatcggtagtccagtcggaggtgaggtgcagttatttgctgctgtgtgtcctaaacaatttttaaactagtttttaatgtcaggctgctaatttactggaaaatgtgacactgttttactcctagaactgactttaacgtcggtgtctcaccgccgtgaatctcacaacacgtcgctgcagacagaatacacaagcctgaatgcgcccctctgctgcccccccagagctatccaCTACATTTGGAAATCAATTGCATTACagcagacacctttgtctagcagtgactctgctcttgaactttcagaaaaggctggaagttcagctttgagggtctttcattcacctttatgccagtttctccgtgtgtttccacagactaatagaatggaccgtcactagattccagaggacagcacaatggcatttttaagaccaattgagtttaaagtgggttatttctgacgccaaatagttaggaaatactgagatcagtcagtcaaactttattaatagaattgttgaaagttccttatgtttttctacgtaatcaccggtgctcctacagtctgctctaccgtctgaaagcagctcagtcagagccgggagttcggtgacgccccttgactaccgttgttagggggcgtgggcccgagtgcgtTGTGAGGGGgcgcctctggtggcggagtgcggcatgactggcggccagactaccggctttttttcagcgatcatgtttttaaccaatattaatatgaatactaatccatatataaaacacaccggattataaggcgcaccacgggtttatgagaaaatttttggcttttaggtgcgccttatagtgcggaaaatacggtatgtGTAAATAAACTCTATGAACAAGATGAACAAGAAACGCTTAACTAGATATTAAACCAAGGTGACTACaggtgaatacacacacacacacacacacacacacacactgtttattGACACAACAATGAGGACGCTGTTTTAACCCCTCCTGTTTTAGGCGAGGCCACCCTGACCGATGCCATGACAGCAGCAGGAAAGACGTATGAGGAGATCGCTCAGCTGGTGGCAGAGCAGGTAGCTGCTGTCTTCTTGTAACATACCATAATATCACCTAAAAAGGAACACGTGGCTTTACAGGAGTTTACATTTAATCCATTTATTGTTATGCGTTTTCCCAATAGTGAAATGACCACATAATGTCAGAGAACGTTTCCTGCTCATTTAGTGTGGGGTCCATGTGTTTTCAGACCAAGCCAGCTCTACCTACGGGTATAAATAAAGTAACCTTGACCTTGTGTTGACATCCTCCTTGTGTTTTAGTGACCAATTTAAACCTGTATCCTGTTCCTGAAGGGTATCTGTAGAGGAAAAGCCGCAGGAAGACTTATCACTAGTTTTTCCTGAAGCCTCTTCAGACCTGTTATACTGGCTTCTGACTATTAAATGTGGTATGACACCATCAAGCTTTTGCTTTTTTAACGTATTTATCCTGCAGGCACTTCTACAGATACACTTGAGGCTCCGATATAACTGTTGGTTTATGTAATATTATTTCCTCTTGTATTACTGTagcttttgtttttggtgtattGTAGAGCTCTGCTGGATCCTCAGTGGAAACCAAGGCCTCTCACTCAGATTGATCCCTATTTTCAGCAGCTACCCTTTATTGTTAGATTGAGGCTGTCGCTAAAACTAGATTTTAGGAAGTTGTTCTTGTTGCGTAAACGTTCCTGGTATTCTTTCAAATCTGTGTCTAATTTCCTGTTTAGGATTGAACTTTGTTCCAATTTAAGGTCAAATGgatctgtttttctgtttttttataaaGCCCAAGAAGGACCTGCACTTCCTCATGGAGACCAACAATGAGTATAAAGGTCTACTGGGATGCTTCCCAGACACCATTGGAGTCCATAAGGTATATCAAGGGTTTTTTTTGAAAAGGAAAGTTAATGCAATGTGTTTTAGGGCAATTTGGCTGAGGTGCAACTGATTATGCTGCATTTTTGCATATAATTCTTTATTGCCCGTTGTATTATTTTGCACATATAAGTAAAAAAGTCACCTGAGAcaattgaaaaaaattcaaatgcaaagttttatttttcatctgacCACGGAAACTCTTTTAATATGAATTCAGACAACAGCTAATGATGATTCAGTGACTTTGTCACAGACTTCCTGTTATAGTTCCTGTAGATTGTTTTTGATTGGACACCGTTACAAATATTTTCAAGTTTCCTGATCATTTAAGTCTGTCCTGAAGTCCTATTAGTGTTACTCAGTTTGGTTGTTGATACCTAGAAGCCAGTTAGCAGTTTCTACATAATCTTTTAATAAAGTTAAGAAGAGTATAGTGAACAACTTCTGCTGTTAAGACTTCACCTTATctgggttttattgatgaattCTACTCGAGGACCTGCGTTTATTGTGTTTCATTCTTACAGGCGGCCATAGAAAAAGTAAAGGAGGGCGACAAGCTGGTGGCCACCAACAAAATATCCCCTCAGGAGAAAGTCACCATGTCTAAACGAGTCAGCGTCATGTCTTATGCTCTACAAGGTAACGCTCGCTCAGACACACGGATGACAGTTTTCACAACTGTTATGCACATGTTTGAATTACAACAGCCTGGTGACGACACTGGATGTCGTCAGTCTGTTCAGAGGATGAACACACAACATGTTTCTATCAGTAGTCACCAAAATGATTTTAGATGTCTGTGCATCACCCCCTCTGAAAGTCCTTTCTGTTCCACCGCTGTACTGACGTGGTTCactgttttttattgtcatgttttctttatGTAACCAGCCGTGTCAAATGGCTGCTTGTAAATCCTTTCAAATATACAGCATTTCCTTCACTGATGACAAAATACATTTACcaagatttattcattttaacatttacgtTGGCACCTTTTTGTATGTGTTATAAAAAAgataattgaataaaataagacaaactTTCGATATTTGTACACAAATCAAGCCAGAAGACTAGAATCTATAAAGTAACCAATAGAGTAGTTTTTTGATTGATCGACTGATtgaaacaacacaaaccaaacaataCAAGAAATGTCCATGAGCATTCGTACTATGAAACGTGCGAGCGATGGAGTTTATTTCAGATGACATCTGCGTGTTTCTCTGTGACTCCTGTAGCTGAGATGAACCACTTCCATAGCAATCGTATCTATGACTACAACAGGGTCATGCAGCTGTACCTGGAGGAGCAAATCAAGTTTTACGAGACGGTGAGGACTTGTTCATTGACCATACCTCACAGTATTTTGGATTATGTCCTTTGTGTGGCCTTAATGTCCTTTTTGTTGGCCCGATTGAAATAACACTGCTTAGATACAAAGACTCTAAACCATCATGTGACCTTCTTATGCTTTTGTTCTCAtgagttttcttctttttctaaattGACAGATTGCAGAGAAACTGAGACTTGCACACAGTCAGTTCACTACGATGTGAAATCAACGTCCTTCAGTTTTTCACtacaagaagagaagatttgaagcAGCTCGACATCCCAAATATTGTCTCTTTTTCCATCCTTTAATTTGAATTTCACTTCGGTCTCACCCTTGCCTTCACTGTTCTTCACTGCTCAGCGGTCTCATGCTGTTACTCATCACCTCTCCTCTGAGGTTGGAATGTTAATATGCAACAGCTGATCAGAcagcgtttgttttttttagagccAACAATGTCAGCAGAGAACTACACACACTATTTACACACCAGCTTTCTGTCACAAGCAATACTGTTGCATTGATGTTCGTGTTGCAGCACAGTTCTGCCTTCACAGGGATGTAGTGATATACCGAAACAGAAAACCAAAGCCGTCCTTCTCTCCGTCAGTAGTGGTCATCAGGGGATTTGATTCCTGAGTTCCTGAAGGATTGACAACAAACTAGAGCTTTACGTTGTGTCTCTCAGCCAACATTTAGCGTGTTTTAATGATCACGTTAGAGCTGCTAACATTTGAGAGAGTGCGAGCAGCGGAGCATTCCTTTCCTCAAATTCTGGAGCAGGGGGCAAAGCAGGGAGTGTGTCCTCtttatgtccactgctggcggACCTTGGGCCCCTTTCATCCTGCACTTCCTCAAAAGCTAACAGGAAGCTCCACCTCCTTCCTGTCTTGCTCACGTGTCTTGCCCCTTTTAGGAGAAGAGAAATGGTTGACCAATCTTCCCCCAGCCTGCGTTCCACAACTCTGCCGTTTACATTTGAGGAGAGAagactaaatgtgtgtgaaatgacGCTCAAGTTGGGGTTGATACTTTTAAGCATTGGTGGCGGCAATGCCAAACATGATTTCTCTGTTCTCCCGAATACAGTAATACTTGTCCTTAATCTGATTCTGGTATTTTATATTATAACGATGATATTAAATACCACCATCTGTACTATAAGAGCAGTTTGGGGTGGAACCACAGATTATATCATGTATgcattatttttgcttttcatcACAAAATTTTCAATCAGTCTATAATCTGACTTTGTTTTCTTATCACTTGATGCATAAGATTTCTATGTATTCTGTCTGACCTGTCAGACAATTCTTGCCAGTGAGATACTATTTTATGTATAGAAATATTTGCAATACAGTGTAACTCAAAGAGGCGCAGGAAATCTGTTTGATTTATTAAATAATGATTTGTACTTATTGGGATTGTGTTTTTTCTGGGATTGAAAGAGTTCTTGTATTTTACTCTGCGTGGTGCCTGACACTGAACCCTCTGACTCTCACAGTAGAGCTTTTATTCGTTGGCAGATTCTTGCATAGAGATGCACGGGAATGAGAATGAGTTGCCAGCCTGTGCGAAGGGTCAAAGAGTGTTTGTGGAGGAAGTGAAAGAGCTCTTTTTACCCCACATTCAGCTCTCACCCCCATCAGGTGCAGCTGGATGTGCTGCTCACAGAACGAACCCAGGCAAAGTCGCAAACACACGCTCATTTTCACATATGTTCgtttttcacatacagtatgtagtaaAACACAAGAATTGTATTTTCAAGTTGCACAAGAGTGTCAGCGGAAGTGATTACAAATCTGCAGACTTTGTTTTTGTCCTATCTGCTCAGCACAAACCTGATGTTTTAGCATAAGCCTGTTAATAGACAAAGGTCCATGGAAGTGTGGAGCAGTTAGAGTGTGTGTAGCATTAGTAGGATGTCACAGATCAACAGTAGTGTGTTCGGAGACTGATAGTAGTTATCTCTTCTGTGCAACTGGTGGTTTTCAAATGTTCCTTCATGACTTGAAATTCAATTCAAAGATTTGtctttactgtatttaatataattatgtccttatatttttttgtaatattaaaACTTCTTTATTTCAACAAAGGTTTAAACATTGGAATAAAGCCATAACTGGCAGAAACtcagaatgaattaaatatatatGCAAACGGACACTGTATGCTGGGTGCTCAGTTGAAGGGCCTCCTGTCCAAACCGAACCCCTCCCCCATCCACCGCTTCAGCCATTTTTTCACCATGTTTTATGGCTGagttgcaaaaaacaaaaaagtgcatCAAACTAAACTTTGtaaagtagaaataaaaaattcagTCACTCACTTTCAAGTTACTGAAAAATGTCCCAAAAATACTTGTAGAGTACGTTCAGTTTGTTTTCACGCATGTGCTGCTGGATGAGTATGGAATCTTTATGTCcaacagaaaacatgaaggaCATGACCAACGACTTCCTTCTTGACTTCTGACCACCTGAGAGTCAGGGTGACACACGGGGTCGGAAGTTGCGCGGCCGGATCATCATGCTGACTTTACGAAGGGAGTAATAATCTGAGTCCTTCCAGGAGTACCAAACGATGCCATCAGGTCCCAATGGACCCCGTCCTATAGGGGTGTAATGGCCCCCCTGCAAGGGGAAATAAACATACAGAGTAAGGTGACAAATTATTCAACCCAGTTACCATATTGTGTTTTCTGAAGAAAGTACAACTTCCATTTGGAACATTTTGAAATGCTGTTCTCTGGAGCCATGAAAATAAATTGGACATTTTTGGGCCAATCACTAGAGTGTCAGGTTAAGAGGgagtgaagaggatgaagcATGGTAGGGGCTCAGTGATGCTATAGGACTGCTTCACTTCCTCAGATATTGGAAACCTGTAGGGTGTTGTCGGTAAGATAGATTCCACCAAGGTTCAGGAACTCACAGAGGAAAACATCTCATATGTGAGGAAAATGAAGCCTGTGTGGATGTTCCAAAAGAACAATGATCCCAACCAGACATCAAGTTGGAAGACACCCTGGAATGTTCTAAAGGCCCTCCCAGTCCCCCGATTCAATCCCTTACTTAGAAGATAACTGGAGGGAATTCAGGAATGCCCCCAGAAGCTGGTGTCTGGCTAAGCATCACATTTGCAGCCATGGTAGTAAAATGATGCACCACAAGGAACAACAGACTTTTGGTATAACGGAGTAGTGAGTGTGTTAGCGGAGATGCTCACTGACTGAGGTCATGCTAGTCCTTCAAGGTTTGATTTTTCAACCTTGCATTGTGTTTGGGGAATTGCTAGTGTATTAAAGCTCAGATATCTGTATTTATaatctgttttgtttgataTGGTTTTTGctggaaaaaatacataataaatctCTAAAGCTAAAGAAAGCAGCAGCCAGTAAAGCAGCATATTGTATTTGGGAAAACAGCTGCAAAAGTTGTTGTACTGAGCTATTTGAGCTGTTTTCTGTGCTTTGGTTGTTGCAATAGCTgacaaatagaaaatatttctttatctttttgtCCAAGTAACCTAAACTTCATTGGTACCCTTCGTAGATGTGTAACTTGCGGGGTGAGCTGTGCACACTTACCCTGTAATAGACTCCATTAAGGTTGGCATAGAAGCACTGGTTGTACCACCAGCCGCCATGGGAGATCTCAGCACAGATGTTGCCGCTGTCTGGGGTGCTGAAGCCCTGCTTGTCATGGTACCAGCCAAAAGAGTCCTGCACGGTCCCGCTGAAGCCTGACACATGCAGACGGTACTGATGCTCCTCGTCTtccacactacacacacacacacacacacacatgcagaggaACATTGGGGAATTATACAAGAGACACAGCTGGCTGTGCATGTTGTGCACTAACATAAAAGtgaattgtgtgtttgtcagccATATGTGCACTGGTGCATAATAGTGACCTGAAGCGCTGGTAGAGGGCATGTTTGTGCTTGTTGCTCCAGTCCTCCATGTGGATGCGGAGGCTGTAGTCTCCCTGGGTGCTcagtttgtgtatgtgttcatTACCCAGCCAGAACTCTGAGTGCAGGTCACCGAAACCATCTCTGTACTCCCTCCAGCTGCGGTCAAAGCTCACCAAGCCATCAGCACGCCGCTGGATCACCGTCCAGCCGCCACCTGAGGCAAAATGTAGCCATTACGCTTGGAAGGGAAGGCAAATGACATGTCTAAGAGGTAATTACGCTTGTTCTAGAAGGGGTAAAGGGAGAATACAGATACAACAGCAAACCTCAAATGTAATGTGTGGTCACACTGCAGCAGAATGGATACTTCCCTGCAAGGAAGTTCTGTTTCAATACAGCTAACCCAACCATCCAGCTATGCATGTGACTCACCATCTGTGTCCATATCACAGTACACCTCCACAGGGATGCCGGCCAGAGACGGCACCACCACGTAGAGACCTGACCTCCTCACTCCATTGTAGTAGATGGAAGAGCAGTCTATAGGACAGTTCCTCACATGCTCAATCTCTGTGGGAGGGAACGTGGGACAGCCATGAGTGTCACAAAATCAATGGGAGTGGGGTGCCCTCTGTTGGAAGAATGT from the Antennarius striatus isolate MH-2024 chromosome 19, ASM4005453v1, whole genome shotgun sequence genome contains:
- the si:ch211-203k16.3 gene encoding angiopoietin-related protein 7, translating into MSLVSVTNPPGWTVCSALCVLIVLFPEVRADELNVTSHSNGGGSQCGEYTNQVMEDGMCRLVATLPQMDEQKCPDMFRCTDEVSYWLHENEERKHQIAALKETISELQEELRNHRHRIKVLELQSEERNHLNISLEQRFHELEVHYNEATTLLHLQGTLILELQNQLHNLTLLVEKVKRSPGCFINVVQPNPLMSAQQALHPEIEHVRNCPIDCSSIYYNGVRRSGLYVVVPSLAGIPVEVYCDMDTDGGGWTVIQRRADGLVSFDRSWREYRDGFGDLHSEFWLGNEHIHKLSTQGDYSLRIHMEDWSNKHKHALYQRFSVEDEEHQYRLHVSGFSGTVQDSFGWYHDKQGFSTPDSGNICAEISHGGWWYNQCFYANLNGVYYRGGHYTPIGRGPLGPDGIVWYSWKDSDYYSLRKVSMMIRPRNFRPRVSP